From the Melanotaenia boesemani isolate fMelBoe1 chromosome 9, fMelBoe1.pri, whole genome shotgun sequence genome, the window gtttaaatacaaaaattctgtaaataaagattaaaataaactcCACTGGTTTGCTTTGTTACCATCACTAAACTATGCTTTTACAATCAAGTTTATGAGGTCATTTAGTTTGCTTTAACGCGGAACACAATTAACCTACATTTATAATTTGGAGGGCGTGCAAACAAGAGATGAGgactaaaatatttatattaacacAAAAGCATCAATTTCATGAGCGAATCTGTCTCATTTTGGAGAGAAAGTTGGGTAATGAAAGCAATCTGGATTTgctcaaagaagaagaagcactGATTTATggggaaaaaattaaagaaagacaTGAAGTGGTGCAAATTATTTTCATGAATTTGGATTCTCAGAAAAGTCTGCTGCTACAGGAAGAGACCAAATAAGTTTCGTAAAGGAAATGTTAAGAGTGGCAGGATATATTCATAGTTTAATTCCAAAGGAGCCCAACAGGATCAGATTGCAGTTTAGATAACAGAGACAGACATTCTGCGGGAAGCCCTTCAACAATGAACAAATTTTCCTTTTCATAACGCTGAATCTTAAAAGCATCCAAACTCAAAATGCTGAAAACTTTGATGACATTATTGGAGTTTAAACTATATCATGAGTTGCACATAGTAAGGAAACATCTTCTTTATGACATTGCAGTTATATAATAAgcaatatttcttttaaaagtgatCAAATGCATGATCAGAAGAGGTTTTGAAAGGTGAGGACTATGCTGCTGAGATGTAAGTTGCtcagccttttaaaaaaaaagtgaaaaaagaagagaaaagccaGCAGACAGAGATGGTGTTGTGTGCTACGTGATGAATGTGtctttgttctgtgttttcACACAATCTGCCTCTCACTTGTGTGTCCTTTCTTATCACGTCTTATCTAATGTCTCCTCCTTCAGACTTCCTCCACCTCGCTCCTTAAAGGTATGGCTCTGTTCTGTCCTTCAGATGCTCAAGTACAGCTGCTGCTGTCTCTTTCCTCCCTTCCGGCTAACCGTTGTTACAGTATTGTCTGGTAAAATGTCTGAATCTTTGTGTTACATTCACTAATCGTGATTCTGTCATGGTACCAGCTTATGTCTGTCAGCTTTTTTCACCTTTCCCGTAGAGTGCAGCATGAGTACACAATTATATTGTACATGATAAGACTATACCCTGTGTTTGTAGACGTATATGGAGTTATGAATGTTGGAATGTAGTGCATTAGTTTTCAACCAGTTGCACAGTGTCGTAgaggtgttgtttttttccactgagTTGTTAAAGTTCCTTAGGTTTGGAGTCCAAAGGATTGTTATGTGCTATATTGTCCAGAGTCTGTGTGCTGGTTATCCTGAAGTGATTTTTTGTGCCCCGGTGCTCTTGTTGTTAGGCATTACCAACAGAAACAGGCCACACAGCCAAGTGATGCCATACTGACTCAGCTGGCCGCTGCAAAAGTAAAGCACAGAAACACTGTGGGGCAAACAGGTGGAAGAAACATGCCGCTATATACACCTGTCTCACTTCCCACACTGCCCTGGTTGTTTGGTTCTTGTCACATGACTCTGATTCCCACAGTGCTTTTCCTTTTCTACTGCCCAGTCTTACCTGTTGACTCTTTGTTCCCTACTCTTTATgattcaaaaaaataaatatgagggggaatttagagaaaaaacaaacatgctcctgaaacactgctttaaatttgggatttttttttaaagtacacataacatgttaaaaaaaataataaaatacaataaataaaatcattttggCCATAAATCTCTACAATCTGCCATTAAGTCCTTTCAGGCATCCAGGCCTCTGCTGTGCTTTAAGATCAGCATCCGTCCGTTTATTATATCACCTCTGCTTCTCCTCATTGTTGTGATGTAGCTGTATCccccagaaaaataaaatcacgcAAAACTTCCAAAAACATCTAATGGGATTGGAATGCATCTAAGAGGAGTcaacttttaaagaaagaaaccaGCGAATCGTGTCCCCCCTGCAGTGATCTCAGAAGGGGGCACATGTAGTACATCCACAGTGAAAGCAACGAGGAGAGGCAGGTGTCAGGTGAGGAGGAAGGACTCAGTCCAACAACTTCAGAGATTTAGAGACCTGATCCTCCGATTGCAGCCCAGCAAATTGCCAAGTTCATCTCTGTCTCACATGAGAGCATAAAGAAAGTAATTAAGATAATTGTAGCACTGAGTCCTATTAGAGGTTTTAGCGATTTGCTAGGCTGCCACAGGTTGGAGGCTCTGTCGACTCCCATGACTCACATTCCATTTAAGCAGAGAAGCTGGAGTTAGTGCCTGGCTTCCTTGAGCTTCAGCTCCAGAACTAGTGCTACAGCTTTGGGAGACCAAGTGTTGCTCAGAGCTCAATCTCAAAAGTCTTTTGCAGATTGTTGGAAAACGGGTTGGGTGCGCCAGCCGGCGACCTGTTTCCTGGCTGCTGAGGTGCCGACTTTGTCTCCAGTGCCGCCCACTTGGCTTCAAAGCGGTCATCTTCTTGGGAGTCGCTGACCACCGGGGCTGTTAGCTGGCTGCCCTCTGGTGGCCAGCTGCTACTGCTGCCACCATTCCCTCCACTACTGGAGGTCCCATTCTGGAGGGTCATTGTGGCGCTGCTGTGTGGTGGGAGACCATTAATGGCTGTAGACAGCGGTGGAGTGGAGGAAAATGTGGTTGTGGAGAAACCTgcggggtgtccagctccaccAGGGGCTCCTGGATAGGAATGGTGATGTCCAACTGTTCCTAACGCACCCACTTTGGAACCTCCTGTGGCCGAGCCCATGGTAGCACCTGTTCCTGATGAGCCAGTGGCGGTGCAGAAGACGTTGGCCACCATTTGTGATGGTGTGATGCCTACCACTGGCACACTGGTATTGGGATAGGTCATACTGCTGGCCAGGCCTGGCATGTAGGTCTGCATGGGCACGAAAGCAGGTTGGACAGGTTGGCTGGCAAACATTCCCACAGGGGCTGGAGTGGCATCAAATACCAGAGGGAATGGTTGCATGGAGCTTGGAAGAGAACCCGGGGGTCCAGGAAGAGAGGGCTGTAACATAGGTGCTCCGGACATGCTCGGACCTGACATGGTGGGGATGGACATAGATGGAAGAGACATAGGGGGACCGGACACTGGAGGGCCTGGTATTAAAGGAACAGATGATATGGACATTGGTGGGAGAGGCATTGAGGTTTGACCTGAAAGTGTAGAAGGGCCAGAGATAAGAGGTTTGGACAAGGTGCCCAGGGGCATGGGAACAGTTGAGACTGGGGCAGCTGACATGGCTGCTTGAGTGGATATTTGATGACTGGTCATAGAAGGTGGCCCGGGGATAGTGGGGATAGTGGGGCCTGAAGGCGGTGTCAGTTGGGGTCTGAGAGCCTTAGAGACCTCCTCCAGCCATCTCTCTGCCTCTGAGGGCGTGCGTTTGTGGCCGCTGTGCATTGCCACGGAAACCGGAGGAGGGGAGTTGAGTGAAGATTCTGGCTGAACCCAAGATGAAGTGGCTAGAAAGGGGAGGAAATTAAGAGTATTAGGAAAAAACAAGAGTTTTAGAAAGTGTCATCATTCCTCTGATTCAGTCATTCTTACCCTGCATCGGTGCAGGTGGGGGAGGCAGGACAGGGGGCACAGTGCAAGTTGGTGGTCCATTTGCTGACATTGAGGGGTTGGAGAAGAGCTCGTCCGACGGCTTTGCAAAGGAGGCATTGATCTGGCTGCACAGGGCATTAATACTACTGTCACCCTCACATGGTAACCCCATGTCCATCTCTGGTACTAGCAAGAAAGGAATTCACAGAGGTGAGATGGGGAAAGGCAAAGAATAAGAAGGAGGTGGAATGGGATGAGTAGAGGGTTGAGCAGAGAGATAAACAGAACGAGGAGGGAAGAAAATTAATTCAACTGTATATGAGACCCAGTTAGCATCAAAAGCAGAGAAAACTGGGACAGATTTATACTTTGATAAAGGAtttaataacctaaaaataCACTTTTCTCAAGACAAAACAAGGTCTTGTGCTAATCTTGACTTCCTAGTGGGAACAAAAGGTTAATGCAGATGGCATACAGAAGTTTTATAACTATTTGAAGCAACtcaagcaaaaataaatttgactttgtttttctgtgattcACAACCAGCTATAACTGATCTGTAACTGACCAGAGAAGGATTAGGTTACTGTCCGTCTCTGGTATGAAGAACAGCTTTAAACCTTTTCAGCAAAGACTGCAGATATAAATAGCTGTAATATCCACCTCTCAGTTCTTTCTCCCCTAGTTGCCCCTTTCTAAACCCAAGAGACATCAAAGGCAGAAGATTTGTCTTTCCTCTCCTTCCTTGTAGAAGAAAAGAATTTGGCGTCACCTTTCACACTACATGTTACAAAGCCGACATGCAGACAGACCAAAATGTTGCATATGTGTGCCACGGTTGAAGCTGAGAAAGGATTAACGTTGGATAAATGAATGTTATTTTCTACAGATGGGGCTATTGTGTGGCAAACCCTACTGCTGTGCCATTCAAGCTCCCTCTCCTAATACACGTATATCTCTTTCAACTATGTGTTTT encodes:
- the numbl gene encoding numb-like protein isoform X1, whose translation is MSSQSEMGEAIELSSREHVTPEMNKLRQSLRRKKPTYVPEASRPHQWQADEEAVRKGKCNFTVRYLGLVEVEESRGMHVCEEAVKKLKVSGKKTVKAVLWVSADGLRVVDDKTKDLIVDQTIEKVSFCAPDRNYDKAFSYICRDGTTRRWMCHCFMALKDSGERLSHAVGCAFAACLERKQRREKECGVTASFDASRTSFVREGSFRINSSSSQQGSSSEREDKLQDKKKDQPSVIPALPPGTASPPEGAASPMERPEPGGPHAIPRRHAPIEQLVRQGSFRGFPALSQKNSPFKRQLSLRLNDLPSTLQRKTDFQAKNPVPEMDMGLPCEGDSSINALCSQINASFAKPSDELFSNPSMSANGPPTCTVPPVLPPPPAPMQATSSWVQPESSLNSPPPVSVAMHSGHKRTPSEAERWLEEVSKALRPQLTPPSGPTIPTIPGPPSMTSHQISTQAAMSAAPVSTVPMPLGTLSKPLISGPSTLSGQTSMPLPPMSISSVPLIPGPPVSGPPMSLPSMSIPTMSGPSMSGAPMLQPSLPGPPGSLPSSMQPFPLVFDATPAPVGMFASQPVQPAFVPMQTYMPGLASSMTYPNTSVPVVGITPSQMVANVFCTATGSSGTGATMGSATGGSKVGALGTVGHHHSYPGAPGGAGHPAGFSTTTFSSTPPLSTAINGLPPHSSATMTLQNGTSSSGGNGGSSSSWPPEGSQLTAPVVSDSQEDDRFEAKWAALETKSAPQQPGNRSPAGAPNPFSNNLQKTFEIEL
- the numbl gene encoding numb-like protein isoform X2, encoding MSSQSEMGEAIELSSREHVTPEMNKLRQSLRRKKPTYVPEASRPHQWQADEEAVRKGKCNFTVRYLGLVEVEESRGMHVCEEAVKKLKVSGKKTVKAVLWVSADGLRVVDDKTKDLIVDQTIEKVSFCAPDRNYDKAFSYICRDGTTRRWMCHCFMALKDSGERLSHAVGCAFAACLERKQRREKECGVTASFDASRTSFVREGSFRINSSSSQQGSSSEREDKLQDKKKDQPSVIPALPPGTASPPEGAASPMERPEPGGPHAIPRRHAPIEQLVRQGSFRGFPALSQKNSPFKRQLSLRLNDLPSTLQRKTDFQAKNPEMDMGLPCEGDSSINALCSQINASFAKPSDELFSNPSMSANGPPTCTVPPVLPPPPAPMQATSSWVQPESSLNSPPPVSVAMHSGHKRTPSEAERWLEEVSKALRPQLTPPSGPTIPTIPGPPSMTSHQISTQAAMSAAPVSTVPMPLGTLSKPLISGPSTLSGQTSMPLPPMSISSVPLIPGPPVSGPPMSLPSMSIPTMSGPSMSGAPMLQPSLPGPPGSLPSSMQPFPLVFDATPAPVGMFASQPVQPAFVPMQTYMPGLASSMTYPNTSVPVVGITPSQMVANVFCTATGSSGTGATMGSATGGSKVGALGTVGHHHSYPGAPGGAGHPAGFSTTTFSSTPPLSTAINGLPPHSSATMTLQNGTSSSGGNGGSSSSWPPEGSQLTAPVVSDSQEDDRFEAKWAALETKSAPQQPGNRSPAGAPNPFSNNLQKTFEIEL
- the numbl gene encoding numb-like protein isoform X3 codes for the protein MNKLRQSLRRKKPTYVPEASRPHQWQADEEAVRKGKCNFTVRYLGLVEVEESRGMHVCEEAVKKLKVSGKKTVKAVLWVSADGLRVVDDKTKDLIVDQTIEKVSFCAPDRNYDKAFSYICRDGTTRRWMCHCFMALKDSGERLSHAVGCAFAACLERKQRREKECGVTASFDASRTSFVREGSFRINSSSSQQGSSSEREDKLQDKKKDQPSVIPALPPGTASPPEGAASPMERPEPGGPHAIPRRHAPIEQLVRQGSFRGFPALSQKNSPFKRQLSLRLNDLPSTLQRKTDFQAKNPVPEMDMGLPCEGDSSINALCSQINASFAKPSDELFSNPSMSANGPPTCTVPPVLPPPPAPMQATSSWVQPESSLNSPPPVSVAMHSGHKRTPSEAERWLEEVSKALRPQLTPPSGPTIPTIPGPPSMTSHQISTQAAMSAAPVSTVPMPLGTLSKPLISGPSTLSGQTSMPLPPMSISSVPLIPGPPVSGPPMSLPSMSIPTMSGPSMSGAPMLQPSLPGPPGSLPSSMQPFPLVFDATPAPVGMFASQPVQPAFVPMQTYMPGLASSMTYPNTSVPVVGITPSQMVANVFCTATGSSGTGATMGSATGGSKVGALGTVGHHHSYPGAPGGAGHPAGFSTTTFSSTPPLSTAINGLPPHSSATMTLQNGTSSSGGNGGSSSSWPPEGSQLTAPVVSDSQEDDRFEAKWAALETKSAPQQPGNRSPAGAPNPFSNNLQKTFEIEL